A genome region from Candidatus Zixiibacteriota bacterium includes the following:
- a CDS encoding carboxypeptidase regulatory-like domain-containing protein — protein sequence MSRNVSVLLKHAVAGLLAFCLIATAISTSALAAGDAKNLVRIQITNKAEADLLPRGLDVPGYKQGEWVDAVVTDAQIQDLIGRGFILQVLSKDVDALLREAQEFYPTWSEFQAQLIDIVTSHPSICTMDTIGTTYEGRPIQVVKLSDNVLLDEAEPEVLYTGLTHAREWPTIVTCMFILDSLTSAYGSDPAVTIQVNSREIYFIPCINPDGYVYSHDVGVDWRKNRRPFPQYGTVGVDLNRNYGGSTDGHPEGEWGTTIGSITHNPNDATYCGPSPFSEAETSAERDFILSRDFCAGITFHTHSELVLWSWGYGYYTPPNNDFVTSLGTGIASLIAQEDYSGTYFPQQSAELYPTTGDATDWGFGTGHYERGADFIFFTIEECQQFQPPTSHLAQVVRENFDGAYYLLQQAGTIRSTLTPRVIPPVIADIGTVPSGEYTVEWTEVNPAANPTRWQVDELTDVSVITDDVEGTADRWEIDGFSVSTVRKHSGSKSFKSSMLDETADVLTSTHAYYVEPDDSLTFWIWYDIEEDWDYGYVEVSLDGRKFDILELYTGASAFWVREAISLEGYVGRSVFFRFRYTTDSYTLEEGMYVDDIYPAVFYNSITTLSSNVLDTHYDITGQTPGTYYYRVRGYNAKWFWCDQSTLEPAIVGGAASGTLAGTVTDSLTGAPLDGVYIEVLDGATPIGSDETVGGAYEITGLTPGTYDVSASSMVHQPKSVTGVVITDGNTTVVDFELVSIYGRVSGTVADSVLHVALSGVSIQLAQGSSVITTSTDSTGYYLLEDVESGSYEFTASLANYHSRFFSSLIVTSGLMLENSFDMMPVAVCGDADASGSVDIDDAVFLITYIFAGGPAPSTSWTGDADCSGEIDIDDVVYLVTYIFAGGLAPCESC from the coding sequence ATGTCCCGGAATGTGTCCGTATTGTTGAAACATGCAGTCGCTGGACTGCTTGCGTTTTGTCTCATCGCAACCGCGATATCTACTTCGGCTCTGGCAGCCGGAGACGCGAAAAATCTCGTACGAATCCAAATCACAAACAAAGCTGAGGCTGATCTTCTTCCAAGAGGTCTCGACGTACCGGGATACAAGCAGGGAGAATGGGTCGACGCTGTCGTCACCGATGCACAGATTCAGGACCTGATCGGCCGTGGATTCATCCTGCAGGTACTCAGCAAGGATGTTGATGCGCTCTTGAGAGAGGCGCAGGAATTCTATCCAACATGGTCGGAGTTTCAGGCGCAATTAATTGATATCGTAACGAGCCATCCGTCGATCTGCACCATGGATACCATCGGCACAACCTATGAGGGCAGACCGATTCAGGTTGTCAAGCTCTCTGATAATGTGCTTCTGGATGAAGCTGAGCCGGAAGTTCTCTACACCGGACTCACACACGCACGAGAATGGCCAACTATTGTCACATGCATGTTTATTCTGGATAGTCTCACGAGCGCATATGGGTCCGATCCGGCGGTGACAATTCAGGTCAACAGCCGAGAAATCTACTTCATACCGTGCATAAATCCCGATGGATATGTCTATTCGCATGATGTCGGTGTAGATTGGCGGAAGAATCGCAGACCATTTCCGCAGTACGGCACAGTAGGTGTCGATTTGAATCGAAATTATGGCGGTTCGACCGACGGGCATCCCGAAGGTGAGTGGGGAACTACTATTGGTTCGATAACTCATAACCCGAACGATGCGACATACTGCGGTCCATCACCCTTCTCGGAAGCTGAGACTTCGGCTGAGCGGGATTTCATACTGTCTCGTGATTTCTGTGCAGGTATAACATTCCATACACATTCGGAGCTTGTACTCTGGTCGTGGGGATACGGCTACTATACCCCGCCAAACAACGATTTCGTTACTTCACTCGGAACTGGGATTGCAAGCCTTATCGCGCAGGAAGATTATTCCGGAACATACTTCCCACAACAGTCAGCGGAGCTCTATCCGACTACCGGCGATGCAACAGACTGGGGATTCGGAACGGGACATTACGAGAGGGGAGCAGATTTCATTTTCTTCACAATTGAAGAATGCCAGCAGTTTCAGCCACCGACATCGCACTTAGCTCAGGTTGTTAGAGAGAATTTCGATGGCGCCTATTACTTGCTGCAGCAGGCCGGAACCATTCGGAGCACGCTTACTCCGAGAGTCATTCCTCCAGTCATAGCCGACATTGGTACCGTTCCGAGCGGCGAATATACTGTCGAATGGACAGAGGTTAATCCCGCAGCGAATCCTACAAGATGGCAGGTTGATGAACTCACCGATGTCAGCGTGATAACCGATGATGTCGAGGGGACTGCTGACAGATGGGAAATTGATGGATTCTCAGTATCGACGGTTAGAAAGCACTCCGGCTCCAAATCGTTCAAATCGAGCATGCTGGATGAAACCGCGGACGTGCTGACCAGCACTCACGCGTATTATGTCGAGCCGGATGATTCGCTAACTTTCTGGATTTGGTATGATATCGAGGAGGATTGGGATTACGGATATGTCGAGGTCTCACTCGATGGCCGCAAGTTCGACATTCTGGAGCTGTATACGGGAGCTTCGGCTTTTTGGGTCAGGGAGGCTATTTCACTCGAGGGCTATGTTGGCAGGTCGGTCTTTTTCAGATTCAGATACACCACGGATTCGTACACGCTGGAAGAGGGGATGTACGTCGACGATATCTATCCGGCTGTATTCTACAATTCGATTACGACCCTATCATCGAATGTTCTGGACACACACTATGACATAACCGGTCAGACTCCGGGAACCTACTACTATCGCGTGAGAGGCTACAACGCGAAATGGTTCTGGTGCGACCAGAGCACGCTTGAACCGGCAATCGTTGGTGGAGCTGCTTCCGGCACTCTTGCGGGAACTGTAACGGATTCGCTTACCGGTGCTCCTCTTGATGGAGTTTATATCGAAGTGCTGGACGGCGCAACTCCGATCGGATCTGACGAGACGGTTGGAGGGGCTTACGAAATCACCGGGCTGACTCCGGGGACCTACGATGTATCAGCATCCTCAATGGTGCACCAGCCTAAGAGCGTGACGGGTGTGGTGATCACCGACGGTAATACGACTGTAGTAGATTTCGAGCTTGTGTCGATATACGGCAGAGTCTCGGGAACAGTCGCGGATTCAGTCCTGCACGTTGCGTTGAGCGGTGTCTCGATACAATTGGCGCAGGGCTCGTCCGTCATCACCACCTCCACAGATAGTACAGGCTACTACCTGCTGGAAGATGTCGAAAGCGGCAGCTATGAGTTCACGGCCTCTCTCGCCAATTACCACAGCAGATTTTTCTCGAGTCTGATCGTGACATCTGGCCTCATGCTGGAAAACAGCTTCGATATGATGCCAGTGGCTGTTTGCGGAGATGCTGACGCTTCCGGCTCAGTTGATATTGATGATGCTGTGTTTTTGATAACTTATATATTTGCTGGAGGACCTGCACCGTCGACAAGCTGGACCGGGGATGCTGATTGCAGCGGCGAAATAGATATTGACGATGTCGTGTATCTGGTAACATATATATTTGCAGGCGGACTGGCACCGTGTGAAAGTTGCTGA
- a CDS encoding M4 family metallopeptidase has translation MKRQQHWIAYSKLCAMISLLIVAFFLLMWSSAFALSNMENKYDLSSYSEKSDGTPDFVQGDLVKGVAAGDEFRATIQFLTENKAAFRMNDPASELVSVRVDYDDLGMRHLRMQQFHQGVRVIGGEYISHFRADGTMRTLNGNYVADISIDVNPTIPSAQAVQIGQIDLSTSFGAGNPTDAELVIFPWEVEGEELEANYLCWRFFLLSDSPMGRWEYFVDAKSGEVIYKANRIMNANDVGTGVGVMGRTRDHIDTDWTGSTYRMRDYTRQLNNNPHGHDGEMPSGNYIQTNYASTSLPGSIATDTDNYWNDGTSQAAAVDGHYYSAGVYDWMLTTFDRNGYNGSGASMLTSVNYSAEGDNNAYWNGSQIVIWSWSSGWRSLAGCPDVIAHEWGHAVTEYCSGLIYEKEPGALNESFSDMMGAAYEFTSDDPGDWYMGENGQTTGNGFRSMENPHEFGDPDYYGTSDPYWIDVVGCTPSWMNDYCGVHTNSGVGNKWYFLLSDGGTHHDQTVVGIGAQNAIKIAYRANQFYWTSSSDYHDAALGTITAADDLDPTGAWTAQVRNAWIAVGVSVPTPSVAFSYPDGLPTLLSPGSDTTFRVVVTGSMGGTPISGTGDLHYSIDGGAYTAVGMSESPANTYYATLPGIGCGSIIEFYFTADEVSTGTHSDPGNAPTTTYSAFPVTSYAVVFEDNFQTNKGWTVSGDAVDGQWNRGVPIGGGDRGDPPTDFDGSGSCYLTDNVDGNSDVDGGTTTLVSPTIDLSGADAQIHYARWYSNHTGDDPYNDVFVVYISNNNGSSWVTVETVGPTNQASGGWYEHTFTASDVIATTSQVKLRFDASDLGAGSVVEAGVDDVQVIAFECEEAVDSDGDGIYDSSDNCPLVYNPNQGDADGDGIGDSCDVCTDLDDDGFGDAGYPMNTCELDNCPSTYNPSQADADGDGLGDVCDECTDTDGDGFGNPGYSANTCPVDNCPSTYNPNQDDADGDGIGDSCDVCTDRDDDGFGDAGFPANTCDLDNCPDVYNPDQADADGDGLGDVCDECTDTDGDGFGDPGYPANTCAIDNCPSVHNPGQEDSDDDGIGDSCDDCTDLDGDGFGDPGFPASTCELDNCPSVYNADQSDADSDGIGDSCDVCTDIDGDGYGDPGYPVNTCALDNCPTVYNEDQDDSDDDGVGDVCDECPNDPDDVCCNPQFSNDAPAVTSAGSIIVEPGESVAYDATAADPDCDGSDLDITIINVPSWCIAVGTHVSGTAACGDVDTSFSVVASDGDLADTLVVTITVDHSNVAPFIAQESDRLVRNGVLFAFYPAITDPDDVDHTVTYAEYPSWCTVENDSVIGTAPAEYSTQMLTVIVADFCSADTMSFSVVTYTCGDAEGSGDIDIDDAVYLVGYIFTGGPAPIPIESGDTDCSGEIDIDDVVYLISYIFTGGPEPCASCE, from the coding sequence ATGAAAAGGCAACAGCATTGGATAGCGTATTCGAAGCTATGTGCGATGATATCACTGTTGATCGTGGCATTTTTCCTGCTTATGTGGTCGTCCGCATTCGCCCTGAGTAATATGGAAAACAAGTATGACCTTTCCAGTTACTCTGAGAAATCTGACGGCACCCCCGATTTTGTGCAGGGGGACTTGGTGAAGGGTGTGGCTGCGGGGGACGAATTTCGCGCGACGATTCAGTTTCTGACCGAGAACAAGGCAGCGTTCAGGATGAATGATCCTGCCAGCGAACTTGTATCGGTGCGTGTCGACTACGACGATCTCGGAATGAGACATTTGCGTATGCAGCAATTTCATCAGGGTGTCAGAGTGATTGGAGGCGAGTACATTTCGCACTTCAGGGCTGATGGAACGATGAGAACCCTGAATGGCAATTATGTTGCCGACATATCTATTGATGTCAATCCGACAATACCGTCCGCTCAGGCTGTGCAAATCGGCCAGATAGACCTGTCGACTTCTTTCGGCGCCGGGAATCCTACCGATGCCGAGCTTGTCATATTCCCGTGGGAGGTCGAGGGTGAGGAACTGGAAGCCAACTACCTTTGCTGGCGCTTCTTCCTTCTGTCTGACTCGCCAATGGGTCGATGGGAGTATTTCGTCGACGCAAAGAGCGGCGAAGTGATCTACAAAGCGAATCGTATAATGAATGCTAATGATGTCGGTACCGGCGTCGGCGTTATGGGACGCACCCGCGACCACATCGACACCGACTGGACCGGCTCGACATATAGAATGAGAGACTACACACGTCAGCTCAATAACAATCCACACGGGCACGACGGCGAGATGCCATCAGGCAATTATATCCAGACTAACTATGCATCTACGAGTCTCCCCGGAAGCATAGCAACCGATACCGACAATTACTGGAATGATGGCACGTCACAGGCTGCGGCCGTTGATGGTCATTACTATTCCGCTGGAGTATATGATTGGATGCTGACGACATTTGACCGGAACGGATATAACGGTTCCGGCGCGAGTATGCTGACCTCAGTCAATTACAGTGCCGAGGGCGATAACAATGCTTATTGGAACGGTTCACAGATCGTTATCTGGAGCTGGTCCTCGGGCTGGCGCTCGCTGGCTGGCTGCCCCGATGTTATAGCGCATGAATGGGGACATGCAGTGACCGAATATTGCTCTGGTCTCATCTATGAAAAAGAACCGGGCGCTCTCAATGAGTCGTTCTCCGACATGATGGGGGCGGCATATGAGTTCACATCGGACGATCCCGGTGACTGGTACATGGGCGAGAATGGTCAGACGACCGGCAACGGATTTCGTTCGATGGAAAATCCACACGAATTTGGTGATCCTGATTACTACGGGACTTCCGATCCATATTGGATTGACGTTGTCGGTTGTACGCCCTCATGGATGAATGACTATTGCGGTGTCCATACCAACAGCGGAGTCGGCAACAAGTGGTACTTCCTGCTCTCCGATGGCGGCACTCATCACGATCAGACCGTCGTAGGTATCGGAGCGCAGAACGCGATCAAGATTGCATACAGAGCAAACCAGTTCTATTGGACCAGCTCGAGCGATTACCATGATGCGGCACTCGGAACGATCACTGCCGCCGATGACCTCGACCCCACCGGCGCATGGACAGCTCAGGTCAGGAATGCCTGGATTGCGGTCGGTGTTTCGGTTCCGACGCCATCCGTTGCTTTCTCGTACCCGGATGGTCTGCCGACATTGCTTTCGCCGGGAAGTGACACAACTTTCAGAGTGGTCGTCACCGGCTCTATGGGGGGGACACCGATATCCGGTACGGGTGACCTTCATTATTCGATCGATGGTGGAGCGTACACTGCTGTCGGCATGAGTGAGAGCCCCGCCAACACATATTATGCAACTCTTCCCGGAATCGGTTGCGGCTCTATAATCGAATTCTATTTCACCGCCGATGAGGTTTCAACCGGCACACACAGCGATCCGGGCAATGCACCGACGACGACTTACAGCGCATTCCCGGTGACCAGTTATGCTGTCGTATTTGAGGATAATTTCCAGACCAACAAAGGCTGGACGGTGTCCGGCGATGCTGTCGACGGCCAATGGAATCGTGGAGTGCCTATCGGTGGTGGCGACAGAGGCGATCCGCCTACAGATTTTGACGGTTCCGGCAGTTGCTACCTGACCGACAATGTTGACGGTAATTCTGACGTGGATGGGGGCACGACAACTCTCGTGTCGCCGACAATCGACCTTTCGGGCGCAGATGCTCAGATACACTACGCCCGCTGGTACTCGAATCATACAGGTGATGATCCTTACAATGACGTCTTTGTTGTGTATATATCGAATAATAACGGCTCAAGCTGGGTGACAGTTGAGACCGTGGGACCAACGAATCAGGCTTCGGGAGGATGGTACGAGCATACCTTCACGGCCAGTGATGTCATCGCGACGACATCGCAAGTGAAGCTGCGATTTGACGCTTCTGATCTCGGAGCCGGTTCTGTGGTTGAAGCCGGTGTTGATGACGTTCAGGTGATTGCATTCGAGTGCGAGGAAGCGGTCGATTCTGACGGCGACGGGATTTATGATTCATCAGATAACTGTCCGCTGGTATACAATCCGAATCAGGGTGACGCTGACGGTGACGGAATCGGCGATAGTTGTGATGTCTGCACCGATCTTGATGACGACGGTTTCGGAGATGCCGGTTACCCGATGAACACGTGCGAGTTGGACAACTGTCCGAGCACGTACAATCCAAGTCAGGCTGACGCCGACGGTGACGGTCTTGGCGATGTCTGCGATGAATGTACTGATACGGATGGCGATGGATTCGGCAACCCCGGTTACTCCGCGAACACCTGCCCGGTCGACAACTGCCCGAGTACCTACAATCCGAATCAGGATGACGCTGACGGTGACGGAATCGGCGACAGCTGCGATGTCTGCACGGATCGCGACGACGACGGATTCGGTGATGCAGGCTTCCCCGCGAACACCTGCGATCTCGACAACTGTCCTGATGTGTACAATCCTGATCAAGCTGATGCTGATGGAGACGGGCTGGGAGATGTTTGCGACGAATGCACCGACACCGACGGTGATGGTTTCGGCGATCCGGGATATCCGGCAAATACTTGCGCTATCGATAACTGTCCGAGTGTGCACAATCCGGGTCAGGAAGACTCCGATGATGACGGCATAGGTGATAGTTGCGACGACTGCACTGATCTCGATGGTGATGGCTTCGGTGACCCCGGATTCCCGGCCAGCACCTGCGAACTCGACAACTGTCCGAGTGTGTATAATGCGGATCAATCGGATGCTGACAGCGACGGCATCGGTGATAGCTGTGACGTTTGTACGGACATCGATGGCGATGGCTACGGCGATCCGGGATATCCGGTGAATACCTGCGCGCTCGACAATTGTCCAACAGTCTACAACGAAGATCAGGATGACAGTGACGACGACGGCGTTGGCGATGTCTGCGACGAATGTCCGAACGATCCTGACGACGTCTGCTGCAACCCGCAATTCTCGAACGACGCTCCCGCTGTTACCTCGGCGGGATCGATCATTGTCGAGCCGGGTGAGTCTGTAGCATACGATGCCACTGCCGCCGATCCGGATTGCGATGGCAGCGATCTCGATATAACGATTATCAATGTGCCTTCCTGGTGCATTGCTGTCGGTACGCACGTCTCAGGGACTGCTGCATGCGGTGACGTGGATACATCATTCAGCGTCGTGGCATCGGATGGCGACCTCGCAGATACGCTTGTTGTCACGATCACGGTCGATCACTCCAATGTCGCACCGTTCATCGCTCAGGAATCAGATAGACTTGTGCGCAATGG